In the Sceloporus undulatus isolate JIND9_A2432 ecotype Alabama unplaced genomic scaffold, SceUnd_v1.1 scaffold_5927, whole genome shotgun sequence genome, TCCGGAATGGAGGTCAGGAAGAGTGGCCTGAGGTGATAAGAATGGACCTGACCCGGAACGGGGACTGGACCTTCCAGATCAAGGTGATGCTGGTGACCAAGCCCCAGCGAGGAGACATCTATGTTTGCCAGGTGGAGCACGCCAGCTTCGCCAGCCCCGCCAGAGTCCAGTGGGGTGAGAATCCGAGACTCATGTGCCATCCTTATAACCCCAGACCAGTGGCATATCTAGGATGTTTGGAACAGGTTTTAACCCTCCACTTCTGCTCTTCCACACCGGATCAGTCGGGGTGGTTGGCTGGGCAGCAGAACGGGGCAACCCACCCACTTGCCTTTCCAGCCCGCAACCCTAAAAGACAGCCCCTTCCCAGAAGAGCgccgtagaatcatagagttggaaaagagcagaagggccatcctgtctaatcccattctgccatgcaggaactctcaatcaaagcacaccagACGCCTTCATCATCTCCTTATACTTTTAGGCACAGGGTTAAGAGaggcaacgggggggggggggggagcgaagGAAATGGGGCCTATCCCAATTCAGTCGGTCAAAGgccgccttcttcttcttttcttttgttcagaACCGCAGACGGATTCTGGTCAGAGCAAGATGTGGACGGGGGTCGCAGGCATCATCCTGGGCCTGGTCTTCCTGGCACCGGGACTCCTCCTCTACCTGAAGAACAGGAAAGGTGGGGCAAAAGTGGTTTAGATCTGGCACTGCATGCCATCCAGACGGTCTGCCCTAGGAAAGGATGCATGCCATGGGGCAAACTATGCCATCTGGACTAGAAACTCCAAAGGGGCTCAGTTTTGGGAAGCAGCATTGGGGTTCTCAGATGATTCGCTTTGTTGATTTATTATAACATACCATGGTTGGGTTGAACAATCAGGATGCTGACTGcgcctttctctcttttccagggAATGTTCTGCCCCAGTCTCCAGGTAACTTTTCTCTCTGTTGCCCCACACTCCATCCACTGTCTCCCCGCTTCCCCAAACTGACCAGGAccagaagagccagtgtggaTGCCTCCTTAGTGAGCCTCCCCACTGGATCCCTTCTGAGTCCGTTGGAGTTGACTGAGCAACCCTCAAGTGCATTGAGATGCCCTGGGCAGCTCTTTCTTTCAATGGCCAGTGGAGGGAGCTGCAGCTGGCCCCTGGAGCCTTTCTTTGGTGGGCAGGAGGTCCTTCTGGTGGGGATTGTGGAGGCCCTGCTTGCTCCTTGGGGGTCTGGGAGGGTCTCTTCTCCTCTGGctcacctctttctctctccattgcCTTCTCTCTCTTCAGCGGCGCTCATGAGCTAGATGTCTGCATTTCATGGACAAGGCAAGGAATCCGCTTCCCTTCCCACCGGCAGCTGCGTGTTTTTCTTCCTTGGAGGATGCAAAGTTTGGaggagacacaaaaggagaggagaggaaaggagaggaggacccTAACCCTAATGTTAATCCTAGCCTTAACCTTCAACTTAATGCTAACCCAAACCCAAACCAGTTCCCTGCCCTCGCTTTGGGTTTATTTGCTTCTGGGTGATTTATTTGCAAGTTTTCAATTTACAAAGCTGACTATGTTTCCCCTTTTCCCAGTTCCTTGTTGGCATGAAATGCCAAAACGCATCCAAGGGATGCAAGGGTCTCTTCTGCACTGCACAgttagaccactttaactgccttttgattcctgggatttgtagttttctgtggtgCTCATAATTCTCCTATGAAGGGCACAGGCATGCTATGAAGCTACAAGGGGAATATTATACCTATCCAGGGGTtggccgtgttggccatatagcaaaatgcAAGAACATCCTAAATGGACAAAACAGGGATAAcgttattaggccaaccaaaccAGCAATGTGGTGTTGCGGCAAAGAAGGCGAATGTTATTTTAGTTTGCATTATTGGAAGCATAGTCCTACGACATTTTGTTTTGGTGAGGAGTCCTCATCTAGAGTCCTGAGGGCAATTCTGGGCACCTTTTAAGACAGATAGAGACAAATAATGGGTTCAGAGAAGGATGATCAGAGGGATGGAGAACATAATCTATAAGGAGAGCTTGAAGGACCTGGGCATTTTCAGCTTGAAGAGAAGGCTGAGGTGGCCCTCTTTAAACCCCCCTCcagggctggatcagggcccttcttggggtctcttccaactctatggttctaccATAAAACAGGGAAGCAGTAACTCCAGAGCCTCTTGCTGCTAAATTTCCAAGTACTTTTGTGCCAATAGCAATGCATTTGTATACTCTCTGCCTTTCACTTTGGTCACTCTCGCAACAAGCCCTGCAAATAGGAatatcagtttctctctctctcttttgaaatcAATAAAGTCATTTTCAGCATTTCTGAGATGTCCTAATAGTATTGTTGCgcatagtagtagttgttgttgttgtgtgccttcacactcAAACCGCTGCACCATGCAGGCTCTCCTTGGTCAGACTGATttagctttgcctttgccttcctttgaggctgagaaagtgtgactttgggtgcccaccactttaactgccgtggctcttttcctatgcaatcctgggatttgtagtttggtgaggagccAGGGCTCTCTCtggcagaccaggctgaatacctcactaaactacagatcccagccaaagtggtatcaaactgccttatttctgcagcgAGGATGCTGCAAACCCTAAGAGGTGGCTGTTGCAAAAGCTGGC is a window encoding:
- the LOC121918206 gene encoding DLA class II histocompatibility antigen, DR-1 beta chain-like encodes the protein NGGQEEWPEVIRMDLTRNGDWTFQIKVMLVTKPQRGDIYVCQVEHASFASPARVQWEPQTDSGQSKMWTGVAGIILGLVFLAPGLLLYLKNRKGNVLPQSPAALMS